TTTTCACGTTCTCTTTCCGCCTGTGACAGTCGGAGATAGACCGGTTGAATGCTTTCAAAATCAATTGGTTTTCCCTTTTGTGCGGCAGTCAGAATGCCGTCGGCAATGATAAACCGTTTTTCTTCCGTTGCAAGGATAACGTTCGGAATTTGTTCGGCGCATAGTTCTGCCCCGTCGCCGAACAATAATACGGGCTTTCCTGTAAGTTCTTCCCGCAGTTGGACAATCGTCAATGCACGGTCGGGGGTCAGCCGTTCGAAGCCATTAAATAAAGCGTTATAAACCTGTCCGCAGCGGGCGTCGAATACCGGACAAATCAGCGTTTCCTCCCCCGCTCCGTTCTCGGCCAGCGCCGCTAACGATGACACTGGAATTACACCGATGTCCGCGCCCATCGCAAGCCCTTTCGCCGTACTGATACCGATTCGCACACCCGTAAACGAGCCGGGGCCGACTGTGACCGCGACCGCATCAATCTGCTTCATGGTCAAACCACATTCGGTAAGGCATTCGGCGACCATCAGCATCAACGTTTGAGAATGCGTCAA
The sequence above is a segment of the Oscillospiraceae bacterium genome. Coding sequences within it:
- the tsaB gene encoding tRNA (adenosine(37)-N6)-threonylcarbamoyltransferase complex dimerization subunit type 1 TsaB codes for the protein MRILAIDSSTSTAAVGIGENGKTLISKFTNNGLTHSQTLMLMVAECLTECGLTMKQIDAVAVTVGPGSFTGVRIGISTAKGLAMGADIGVIPVSSLAALAENGAGEETLICPVFDARCGQVYNALFNGFERLTPDRALTIVQLREELTGKPVLLFGDGAELCAEQIPNVILATEEKRFIIADGILTAAQKGKPIDFESIQPVYLRLSQAEREREKKGRK